One window of Papaver somniferum cultivar HN1 chromosome 9, ASM357369v1, whole genome shotgun sequence genomic DNA carries:
- the LOC113309530 gene encoding mitogen-activated protein kinase kinase kinase 17-like, with protein MGSKTQQQRQYSLNWVRGKCIGKGSFGTVNLAVNRSNGYTFAVKSVDMNSCHPTHIQSLENEIQILQSLSSPYIVKYLSNDTEIQSSGSVNRNLHMEYMCNGTVSELSEQIYSGNEQMLRSYTRCIVSALQYIHSAGYVHCDVKGKNVLVSSIPGVAKLADFGSAKKISSDRNLGGSIMARGTPLWMAPEVIQQVRQGPESDVWSLGCTVIEMITGKAPWKDSKPTMVYTIGYTNEIPEFPDDISDSCRDFLEKCLRRDPDSRWNCEQLLQHPFLSTDGVDSVNENSPRCVLDWANSEFGDDDIEENNSGSDQSSAISSAKDRISKLASVRRVFWESCDDWEVVRSGFVCDRTESEEDKTIGADSVLSNTISTTEEVKIRTIPEYSRKVEETERVKMEYSGCSVIPSGATCSVRYVSCPPPSCFWDCNAAGFGCQQQHTTWDKKKRWRWFLVVRRNRKQGYYCYHYHNEICCKFISSLLFLFLLALLLIHQLTLQFPKLPISSTNLIQQKKKKKYFIYQFLLLSHVIFWHNC; from the coding sequence atgggaagCAAAACCCAACAACAACGACAATATTCTCTTAACTGGGTAAGAGGAAAATGCATCGGAAAGGGTTCATTCGGGACTGTCAATCTCGCCGTTAACCGGTCCAACGGATACACGTTCGCCGTAAAGTCTGTCGATATGAATTCTTGTCATCCAACACACATTCAATCTCTCGAAAACGAAATTCAGATTCTCCAATCTCTATCTTCGCCTTATATTGTTAAATACCTGAGCAATGATACAGAAATCCAATCTTCCGGTTCTGTGAACAGGAATTTACACATGGAGTATATGTGCAATGGTACGGTTTCCGAGTTGTCTGAACAGATTTACAGCGGCAATGAGCAAATGTTACGGTCGTATACTCGATGTATTGTGTCGGCATTGCAATACATACATTCTGCAGGGTACGTGCATTGTGATGTCAAGGGGAAGAATGTTTTAGTCAGTTCTATACCTGGTGTTGCTAAGCTAGCAGATTTCGGCTCCGCGAAGAAAATCTCCAGTGACCGGAATTTGGGAGGTTCGATAATGGCCAGAGGGACTCCACTTTGGATGGCGCCAGAAGTGATCCAACAAGTAAGACAAGGTCCTGAATCTGATGTTTGGTCATTGGGTTGTACAGTTATTGAAATGATCACTGGTAAGGCACCATGGAAAGATTCCAAGCCTACAATGGTGTATACAATTGGGTATACTAATGAAATCCCTGAATTTCCCGACGACATTTCAGATTCGTGTCGTGATTTTCTCGAGAAATGCTTGCGAAGAGACCCGGATTCGCGATGGAACTGCGAGCAGTTATTACAACACCCGTTCTTATCCACCGATGGTGTCGACTCCGTCAACGAGAATTCCCCCCGCTGTGTACTCGACTGGGCAAATTCAGAATTCGGCGACGACGACATCGAAGAAAACAATTCCGGTTCTGATCAAAGTTCTGCAATCTCATCAGCTAAAGACAGGATCAGTAAATTAGCTAGTGTTAGAAGGGTGTTTTGGGAATCGTGTGATGATTGGGAGGTGGTGAGGTCTGGTTTTGTTTGCGACAgaacagaatcagaagaagataAAACGATAGGGGCAGATTCGGTATTATCAAATACGATAAGCACGACAGAGGAGGTGAAGATAAGGACAATTCCGGAATATTCCAGGAAAGTAGAAGAAACTGAAAGGGTAAAGATGGAATATTCAGGCTGTTCTGTTATCCCAAGTGGTGCTACTTGTTCTGTAAGATATGTTAGTTGTCCTCCTCCCAGTTGTTTCTGGGATTGTAATGCAGCTGGTTTTGGTTGTCAGCAGCAGCATACAACATGGGATAAGAAGAAAAGGTGGCGGTGGTTTTTAGTGGTGAGAAGAAACAGAAAACAAGGTTATTATTGTTATCATTATCACAATGAGATCTGCTGTAAATTCATTTCTtcattgttatttttatttttattagcattacttctaattcatcaattgacatTACAATTTCCTAAATTGCCTATTTCATCTACCAAtttgattcagcaaaaaaaaaagaaaaaatatttcatctACCAATTCCTCCTTTTATCCCATGTGATTTTTTGGCATAATTGCTAA